The following are from one region of the bacterium genome:
- the pyrE gene encoding orotate phosphoribosyltransferase, protein MTDNEVLNVFLETKALLKGHFELRSGLHSDQFFQCAKVLQQPRIAARLCEALVMKVRLENPGLHVDGVIAPAMGGLFVGHEVAKTLGVVSIFAEKHEGALVLRRGFEIPKNASFVVAEDVITRGGRVQETIDIVEGRGGKVVAVAVLVDRSGGKARFVPPLTSLLQMEPVTFEPAKCPLCAQKIPLEHPGS, encoded by the coding sequence ATGACAGACAATGAAGTATTAAACGTCTTTCTTGAAACCAAAGCCCTTTTGAAGGGGCATTTTGAGCTCCGGTCGGGTTTACATAGCGATCAGTTCTTTCAATGCGCCAAGGTGCTTCAGCAGCCCCGTATTGCGGCTCGTTTGTGTGAGGCCCTGGTCATGAAGGTGCGGCTTGAAAATCCGGGACTGCATGTGGACGGCGTGATTGCGCCGGCCATGGGGGGGCTATTTGTTGGACATGAAGTAGCCAAGACGCTGGGAGTAGTCTCGATTTTTGCGGAGAAGCATGAGGGCGCCCTGGTGTTGCGGCGCGGGTTCGAGATTCCAAAAAATGCTTCATTTGTGGTGGCTGAAGATGTCATTACCCGGGGCGGGCGTGTGCAGGAGACCATTGATATCGTCGAAGGTCGCGGTGGTAAAGTGGTCGCAGTTGCGGTGCTGGTGGATCGGAGCGGGGGTAAAGCGAGGTTTGTGCCACCCCTGACCAGTTTACTGCAGATGGAGCCCGTTACCTTTGAGCCTGCGAAATGCCCTTTGTGTGCACAGAAGATTCCGCTCGAACATCCTGGATCTTAA
- the metG gene encoding methionine--tRNA ligase, translating to MSSYFSRTEVIDMQNNKFYVTTPIYYVNDRPHIGHAYTTILADVLARYHRLLGVPTFFLTGSDEHGQKVQQAAEKGGVSPQQHADTTVVRFQELWKKLEITNDDFIRTTEARHKDVVQKIFQDLYERDEIYRSEYDGWYCVPCERFFMEKDLDNGACPDCKRPVERIRESNYFLRMSKYQEWLIQYIQEHPKFIQPDFRRNETLGFLRKKLTDLCVSRPKSRLSWGIELPFDKDFVAYVWCDALTNYISAVGYLSDDEKFKKWWPASYHLIGKDILTTHTVYWPIMLKAMGVELPETVFAHGWWLMGDAKMSKTTGNVVDPMQFVDQYGVDAFRYFLMAEMVLGQDASFTEDAFIRRYNADLANDLGNMLSRLIKMISTYTGGVLPAPDVTGEDELTLRSAALEAAGTMETMITNMRIDMGLTAVANVVRAANRYLEKKQPWTLAKQEDKRPLHTVLYTAAETLRIVSGLLYPVMPGKMSELRMTLGIQETVPDIRSLKDWGLLKPGTRLGEMQSLFPRIMPVVAQAAPVAPPAVAVAPTGVALVEYVDFQKIQLRTAKILVAEKVAGADKLLKLQIELGGENRQLVAGIAQHYEPEVLIGKTVVVVANLKPATIRGVESNGMLLAASVGKNLKLITVDGEFPSGAVVK from the coding sequence GTGAGCAGTTATTTTAGCCGGACAGAGGTAATTGATATGCAGAATAATAAGTTTTATGTAACGACCCCGATTTACTATGTAAATGACAGGCCCCATATCGGGCATGCGTATACCACGATTCTGGCTGATGTTCTGGCCCGGTACCATCGGCTATTGGGTGTGCCCACCTTTTTCCTTACGGGCTCAGATGAACACGGGCAGAAGGTTCAGCAGGCGGCCGAGAAGGGCGGCGTGAGCCCTCAGCAACATGCCGACACCACGGTCGTAAGATTTCAGGAATTGTGGAAAAAACTCGAAATTACAAATGATGACTTCATTCGTACTACCGAGGCCCGCCATAAAGATGTCGTGCAGAAAATCTTCCAGGATTTGTACGAGCGAGATGAAATATACCGGTCGGAATATGACGGCTGGTATTGCGTCCCTTGTGAGCGATTCTTCATGGAGAAGGATTTGGACAATGGCGCCTGTCCTGATTGTAAGCGGCCCGTGGAGCGAATCCGCGAGTCCAATTATTTCCTAAGAATGAGCAAATATCAGGAGTGGCTCATTCAGTATATTCAAGAGCATCCCAAATTCATTCAACCTGATTTCCGGCGGAATGAAACCCTCGGGTTTCTTCGTAAAAAGCTTACCGATCTCTGTGTTTCCAGGCCAAAGAGTCGCCTGAGTTGGGGCATTGAGCTGCCTTTTGATAAGGATTTTGTTGCCTATGTCTGGTGCGATGCCCTGACGAATTATATCAGTGCCGTGGGATATCTGTCTGATGATGAGAAATTCAAAAAGTGGTGGCCTGCTTCCTATCACCTGATCGGCAAAGACATTTTGACGACCCACACGGTCTATTGGCCCATCATGCTTAAGGCCATGGGGGTTGAGCTTCCAGAAACCGTTTTCGCCCATGGCTGGTGGCTGATGGGGGACGCCAAGATGAGCAAAACGACCGGGAATGTCGTCGACCCGATGCAATTTGTGGATCAATACGGAGTGGATGCTTTCCGCTATTTTTTGATGGCGGAAATGGTGCTGGGCCAGGATGCCAGCTTCACTGAGGATGCCTTTATCCGTCGCTATAATGCGGATCTAGCCAATGACCTTGGTAATATGCTTAGTCGGCTGATCAAGATGATCAGCACCTACACCGGGGGTGTATTACCCGCGCCGGATGTCACTGGTGAGGATGAACTCACGCTCCGTTCCGCCGCTCTTGAGGCCGCCGGCACCATGGAAACGATGATTACCAATATGCGTATCGACATGGGGCTGACAGCTGTTGCCAATGTGGTGCGTGCGGCCAATCGTTATCTTGAAAAGAAACAGCCATGGACGTTGGCGAAGCAGGAGGATAAACGGCCTTTGCACACGGTGCTTTACACCGCTGCGGAAACTTTGCGTATTGTGAGCGGTTTGCTGTATCCGGTTATGCCTGGCAAGATGAGCGAATTGCGGATGACGCTGGGAATTCAGGAGACTGTTCCGGATATCCGATCGCTTAAAGACTGGGGCCTGTTAAAGCCCGGAACCCGCTTGGGAGAGATGCAGTCTCTCTTCCCTCGAATTATGCCTGTCGTGGCACAGGCGGCCCCTGTGGCTCCTCCTGCAGTTGCTGTTGCCCCTACTGGCGTGGCGTTGGTGGAGTATGTGGATTTTCAGAAGATACAGTTGCGAACAGCTAAAATCCTGGTGGCAGAAAAAGTCGCGGGTGCTGATAAGTTACTGAAGCTTCAAATTGAGTTGGGCGGAGAAAATCGGCAACTGGTGGCTGGAATTGCGCAGCATTACGAACCCGAAGTTCTGATCGGGAAAACCGTGGTGGTGGTGGCAAACCTCAAGCCCGCGACCATTCGCGGCGTGGAATCGAATGGGATGTTGTTGGCCGCCAGTGTGGGGAAAAACTTAAAGCTGATCACGGTTGATGGTGAGTTTCCGTCAGGTGCCGTGGTGAAATGA